The genomic stretch TTACCGAGAATTCAGCTGTTGGagcaccagcaacagccgGTGCCTGTCCATATTCACCAGcatcaacaaattcaacaacaggTTCAACACCAACTACCACAACCATCTCAACAATCTCAGCAGCATCTGCCACCACAGCCTCATCAACCTCGCCCttctcatcaacttcaacctCTAATGTCTCAACCAGCTCAAGCGCAAGCTCAATCTCagcaaaatcaaattcaacagaaccagcagcttcagcaagatcaacaagttcaacaatcACAGCAGATTCAGCAACCGCAGCAGATTCAGCAACCACCGCAGATTCAGCAGCCACCGCAGATTCAGCAACCGCAGCACATTCAGCAACCACCGCAGATTCAGCAACCGCAGCAGATTCAGCAACCGCagcaagttcaacaaccGCAACAGGTacaacaaaatcaacagACGCGGAAGCAACCGATTCCACAGTACGAGCACCAGCACCAGTTTGCAATCAGATCACCCAGTGATATTCCTAAGTACCCAACCCCCAGCTCTATGTCTATGCCATTACAACGTCAACATGCCAGGAACTCATCCAGTGACGAGACCAACCTTTCTGCTGTGATTAGCAAGGACCATATGAGTTCGCAATCCAGCGTCACTGCACCGGATACCGTGTATTCCTTGGAAGAACAAGTCGATATCCTTAATCTCGTAAATCCTTCATCTATTGAGGAATACTCGGAGCATCTCTACAAGATAGCTAAGATCTTGTACGAGGACAACCTTGACCAGAAGCTTCCcatattgttcaagaagttacAGGACAAGTACTATTCCTTGATGGACCAACTTGACAACTTTGTAGACTCGGAAGACCCCATCCACTCCAAAGTGTATGTAATCGTAGAGAGAAATTTCGACCTTTTCATAAAGATCTCAACAAACCACAAGAACGTCGAGCTTTCGACAAGGACCATTCGCTTTTTAACCAACATAATTATGAGCTTGAACTACTGGGAAGTTTACAATCTCTTGTCCTGGAAGCCAGTTATATATCATTTCTTGTCTGTTATTCAATTTGACATGAACGACTGCTACAACAAATTCATCAGTGACtatgccaaatacaactACAAAAGATTGACCCAGCCACAGCCAATGTCGCACAAGTCTAGAAACCGAAGAAGACttaagagaagaagaaagtacaGTGGCAAGCTTGGATCTCCAGGGTCAGAAAATGGAGTTAATGACGATGGATCTCTTTCTCCAAACCCATACTACTACGTAAGCTCCGACACAACTGGCCGTGGCAGTTTGAGAGGTATGagtaaagaaagaagaaacagaatgATGAGAGCTGAAAACAAGCGTAATTCCCATCGGGCTATTAAGAAACCATCCAATACCAAGCcttccaacaagtcgtcAAATTATGATCCTGATGTTGTTCATGAATGTCAATTGCCATCGCCAGATGAACCTCATAAGCTTTGCTTACGTCGTTTCTCAAGAAAATATGAATTAATAAGACATCAGGAAACTGTGCAttctaagaagaagaaacttttcaaatgCTTTGTTTGTGTAAAACAACACCCTGGAGTTGGCCCAAGAATATTTACCCGCCACGACACCTTGGCCAAACATATTCGTGTTAACCACAAGATTTCTGGTAAGGAAGCCAAGGCAGAAGTTGCATATTCGAAGAAACATGCCgaggttgttgaagaaggtgatATTACAGTCCATGTCGGACGCAGAAAGACCAAGGTTGACTTTGAATTGCGCGCTCATATGGAGAAACGAAAGGCAGAAAAGGATGAAATGGATGATTCCGGTTATTTGGTTCATAGCGATTTCGACTCTGGAGACGAAGAAGTTACATTCAATACGTAGTTTGCATTCGGCCATCGaacattcaattctttaTTGATTTTATAGTATCATCAAACGCATATATACATGGAAGTATGATTCAATGTTTTAATAGTTTACATTTATAATACAAATAGGACTACCATCTAGAACCTACACAATACTTTTCTCATATTCTTGTTGGGCAATGATGGCTCGCTTAATTTCCTCATCGTCGATatcattgaagatatcCTTAGGAACGTTCTTCAAGCCGGTAGCTCTTTTCTTTATGTTCGGATTCACAAACTTGATATCGTACGTGAGACTTGAAggcttcttttcttccttatAGACACCATATTTTACCGACGTTGGCTGTGTTGACTCAGGATAGAATGTAGAATTGGTGAAAATATCTTTGGCCCCGCGGTTGAAAGACTGATTCCTTTGCTCTTGCAACTTGTTGTTATGTTCTCTAGTTTTAACGGCTATTTGATACATCCAGGTTGGATCTGTTTGGTAATTCACTAATGGCGTGGATGTGATTGGTGTAGAACCTCCGTTGGTATTGGAATCGCCTAACACACTACCTACCTTTCCAACTGGTCCGAAATATTGTAAGGGGTCAGCATATTCTCCTGCAATATCTCCACGTTCGATTGCCCTTTGCTCCCAGAAATCGTCGATGACCTTCTTACCATCGATAATCATTTTGGCACCAAATTCTCTAAAAATCGAACGAGCTGCTACCAAGTTGACAGATCTACCCTTATACGAATTAGGGATAATGGCACGATCGATTAAGTccatcttttcttcattggtACAgactttcttgaacaacgaTCTATGagtcttgaacaacaagtATGAATCTCTGAATCCTACAAGTCTAGCTGGTTCTGTCGAAACCATGAATAATTGGTCACCGTGACCTAACAACTTAAATGTCTTCATTCTGAACTGCCTTCCTCCCTGCAATACCCCGTTCTCGTCTATCTTGGTGTGTCCCTTTGGATCCTCGTGGTCAATAACAACCTCATCGTTCTTGACGTTGAGCGGgtttccatcttcatcgtaGACTCCATCTTCCAAGATGGTAATGTTgagcttctttcttcctcttttCTTAGGCTTTCTAggttcttccttcaatgGCTGGCGTTTAACTTCTTGCTTCACCTTCAtgtcttctccatcttcttcttctgcatTTTCATTAGGTTCATCCTCTGCATCTTCGTCTGcgtcttcctcttcctcttctgcttcttcgtcatcatcttcttcgtcatcatcatcttcatcgttcGTAGTAGCCTTTCTCTTACGAGATCTATGACGAACGATCGACGTGTCCTCATCTTCAAcgtcgtcatcttcttctgccaaTTCGTCCTTAACATCTACATTGTCATCtattttgtattcttcatctccaTCGTCTTCGTTCAAATCCAAACCAGACAAATCAGAACGGTGGGCCCGGATGGCTCGAGGCGATCTCGTGGCCTCAGGAGAACTGCCAGCACTGCTACGCGATGATCTGGGCATTATGGATAAATAGAAGTACGCTACTAAAAGACTGGCCTTATAGCTGAAaatttgatgatttcaagATCACATAAATATAAACACATATTTGTGAACTGTAATGAAGAGAGCTCAACTATTTTTCGCGTGTTGAATTCGGTCGTGCAACAACAATTTTAGTATTGACCAGTACTTTGACCACAAGCTGATTATTGATTCAAGTAATGGATGAAAATTGGAACATTGTCCAACATGATTGTATATCTCCTAACAGTAGAGATTTCCATTTATGTTTTTGtaatctttttgtttttcaagttcatctCTTTTGTCTTCATGTCTACAATTCTCTTATAACGTATGGTTTATGTATATACAAGCTGAATGACTATAATGTTAtttacttttcttcttccttctcgTCGTCCTTCTTTTCGTCGGCCGGTTTCTCATTCTTGAACGCTggcttcttttcaagatACTTGTCAAAGGCATCGTTGGTTTCAGGGAATGGTCTCTTACCCAACAATCTGATCATATCTTCTCTTGTGATGAACTcctttttcaacaactcttccGCAACCAACTCGACTTCCTTAGATTTCTCaatcaacaattccttACATCTCTTGTGACACTCGCCCACTATTCTCTGtacttcttcgtcaatgGTCTTGCTGGTCTCGTCACTGAATGGCTTCGTCAAATTGTCCTGTGACTGAGTATCAGCGTAGTTTACCATACCAACTTTCTTTGACATCCCAAAACGCAAAACCATGGATTGGGCAATATTGGTaactttcttgaagtcatcGTGGGCACCACTGGtaacagaagagaaatgCAATTCTTCGGATACACGGCCACCCAATGTCATGATCATTCTGTCGTACAATTGCAATGtagacaacaagaactgATCAGGAGGCAAATACTGCGCATATCCCAAAGCGCCTTGACCTCTAGGAATAATAGACACTTTCAACAAAGGATGGGCGTACTTCAAATACCAACCACAGACAGCATGGCCAGCTTCATGGTAAGCTACGATTCTCTGCTCTTCAGCGTTCAAAAgctttgacttcttctcgATACCACCAATAACTCTCTCAATGGCCAATTCAAAGTGTCTCAACGTCACCGAGTCGGCATTGTACCTGGCACCGATCAATGCGGCTTCGTTGCAGACATTGGCGATATCAGCACCAGAAAAACCAGGAGTCAACGCAGCTAATCTACCTGGCAAATCGTCGTCAATatccttcttcaatttgatctTCCTCAagtgaacttgaaaaatctcCTTACGACCCTGCAACTCAGGATTGTCAATTGAAATGTGTCTATCGAATCTCCCTGGTCTCAACAAGGCCCTATCCAAAATATCAGCTCTGTTTGTACCAGCCAAGACGACAACATGATCGGAGGTATCAAAGCCATCCATTTCAACCAATAACTGGTTCAAAGTTGTCTCACGTTCATCGTTGGCACCGCTGGCATTACCCTTAGAACGCTGTTTACCAATAGCATCGATCTCATCTACAAAGACAATGGAGGGGGCGTTTTCACGAGCagtcttgaacaagtcaCGAACTCTGGAAGCACCTACACCGACAAACATCTCTACGAattcagaaccagaaactgAATAGAATGGGACACCTGCTTCTCCAGCAGTAGCACGAGCAAGCAAGGTTTTACCAGTTCCTGGAGGACCCGAAAGAATGGCACCTCTGGGGATCTTTGCTCCTAATCTCTCATACTTTTCTGGGTTCTGCAAGAACTTGACGAACTCCATGAcctcttctttggcttcaGCCATGCCAGCTACATCTCTAAATCTGATTTTGATATCGGTGTCCTGGTTGAATTTCTTAGCAGTAGACTTACCGAACCCCAATGGTCCTCCCATTCCACCCATACCAGTAGCTTTCTTGGTCATGTAGTAGATCGCACCCAAGAATAACACTGTAGGTAAGAAGTTGACAAGCATCTTGGTGGTACTTCCTTCGTTTGTGTAGATGACTGGAACTCTCATCAGATCGGCTACGTTATAGTCTTCTTGCACACTACGtaaattcttttcaaacGACTCAATAGCACCGAtgttgaagtagaagtttcCTTCATGATGAGGATACTGAGCTCTTCCgttttcattcaattctacaacTGCAATTCTGTTGTTGACAACAACGACCTTATCTACCAAGTTCTTGCTCAAGAAGTCAGTGGTGAACTGCTGAAAGCTGATCTCGTTATTGGAAGACTGTGTCAAGTTGTATACGATGTATGATAATAAACCAATCAAGACACCTACCTGGAAGAATCTCATAGGCGAGCTATTAAAATTAATCTCAATGTCgatgttcttcttgttatTCTTATTGTCCTTACCATCCTTATTATCCTTTGAGCTGTTTGTCTTAGAGTCTTTGCCCTTATTATTGTCGGAGTTCGTTTGAAAGGAAAAGTTGCCGAAGACAGACTCATTCTTCGAGTCCTTAGTAGTAGAACCTCCGTAGACTTGCTTGAGTTTCTCTTGCATCGTCCTCAACTCGTTAGTGAAGCTTTGGTAACGAGCGTATTCGTAAGGGCATAATGGGTTCGTGTATCTGGTGTTGGAATCAGCAAACGGAGTCGAAGATAACGTGTCAAAGATGTTGAACCACGACGAAACGACTTCAGGTGCAGTCTCGCTTGATTTAGCAAGCTCttcaatcaactcttcCTTGTTTGTAGTGGGAGACATCGAAACATATCCCTTCAAGTACTTAGTTACTTGGACATTCTGAAAGTCCAACTCGTCCAAAAATACAACATTGTTCAGCAACGAATAGTAGATATGGAAATAGAACAATACTTCCTTTTTTGTTAAAGGAGTCAAGTCGGGATGAAGGTTCTTGAACATAGTGTCAATTTCGTCAATGATCTGATCAGGAGTTAAACGGGATctattgttggagttgtagATATGGCATTGATCCAAAAACGCATTCAACATGAATTTGTACACTACATTGTATCTTGCCAATGAATCTAAGTCAAGCGGATCCTCGTCAAAAATGATCGAAGGTGTCTCTATGTTTTCGTCTATCATCTTATATGCCTTTGCCTGAGAGATCTTGAGTTCCTGGTTGACAAGTTGACCCCGCAACTTCAACCTGTCGAAAAAACCAGCATTTCTATATTCATCTTTCAActgtttcaatttcttaAGTTCTTCGTCTATTTTTTCTTGCTGATGTTCATGGTTCTGTTCGAGAAGTCTAGAAGTCTGCGAAAGAAGTCTTACAGAAGAAGCACTCAATCGCGAGATTCCCACCTTCCAAACTTGATGCTTTATACGAGTGTGAACCAGAACCCGCATGGGTTTGGAACTGATTAATAAACTCATTAGTTAAATAAAAGGAGTTAATCTCATGTAAATTAGACCCTTCATTGTTAAATAGAAAGTGCTTCTTTAAGAGAGAGtattaatttttcagagtGGTTTGCCTCCATCGTCGACTGCCGCATTGGGAAGCAGGGTGACATTTTTGCGAGTACGTTTTTGTTGCAACTTTGCACCCACAGTGATACTAATGTAGATACTAAGGTTAAGCACTTTTGTCTATAAATCGTCACATTGCTTTAAGCTAGGCTTAAGAGGTCATTAAACTGTTACCGTATTTGTCTgttttcgttttcaaaaatagaaCTCTATAACAGCCACTCATAATTATAGGCACGAATAGTGACCAGCAAGTTAAGTGcattttctgtttcaaacCAGAACAATCTCCAAACTTAAGCACTATTAGGATAACAGTTTATTTAGATAATATACGTAGACTGGATATCTCGATTTTATACTCAGAAACCATGCCTATATTATCGCCTGTATTTAGCGAATTGCAACCACCGTCGGCGTCCCGGCCCGTAAATCTCTGCATTATGGGAAGTGTGGATTGTAAGAATTCTGTACCAACAGTTCAAACCTGGTCTTCTGTAGTAGAAATCTTAGAAATCTTAGTATGAAATGGTAAATAATTCAAGATAATCACAACCTTCGAATCTATCTTgttgctgaaaagaagcCGGTACTCCAACAAAATCGCCATTGAGTATGGAAGTTCCATCGGGATACAGACCCAGAATATTACCATGAAGCTACAGAGCGAGCAAGATAAGCCTGCATATGTCACACTTCGGAATATTCCGATCTTATCTATATGCCCCAGGAATGGacaaattcttcaccaCAATTGCATAAATAATAGTAGCTGTCAAGCTTTAAAAAGACCTAGCCGGTATAAAGTCAAGATATTTCCTCAACAGTGAAGAGTAGTTACTTTTTCATAATTTTAAGCACCAATTAACGCCATTTCCCAATTGTATCTGTATTTTCATTCAACATGGCTCAAGTATTCTCTGAAAAAGACTTCCACGACAAGATTGTCCTCAACTACACCGATGTTATTGGTGAAAAGTTGGGTGGGAAAGTGTTGAAATTCTCAGACCAATGGTTTGCCGAGGcagccaacttgatcaagcCTAAGGCTCCTATCAGAGACGCCACCAGGTTCGTATTTGCTGGGGCTTGGTACGACGGTTGGGAAACCAGAAGACACAACGAGGCAGAAGCCGATTGGGTCATAATAAAGTTGGGAGTTTCTTCCGCAAATATAATTGGGGCAGAGATTGACACTGCTTTTTTCAACGGGAACCACGCCCCGTTCATTTCTGTAGAAGGAGTTCAATTGCTGGACGACAACGTCGATTCGATCCAAGAGCAAGACTGGGAGATCATAATCTCTAAGGTCGAGTGTGGACCTTCTCAAAAACACTTCTTTGTCAGAGATAGTGTCACTGACAAGAACTACACCCATGTCAGATTGAGAATGTACCCTGATGGAGGCATAGCCAGATTCAGATTATATGGATCTGTGGTTCCCATTCTCCCTACGGACAAGAACACTGTCTTAGACTTTGCTTCTGTCAATAACGGTGGTGTAGCAATTTCTGTAAGTGACCAGCACTTTGGATCTGCTGACAATTTGTTGTTGCCAGGTAGAGGGCATGATATGTCTGATGGTTGGGAAACAACCAGATCCAGACAGCCGGGCCATGTTGATTGGGTAATCATCAGATTGGGAGCAGTGGCCAATATCAAGGAAATTATAATTGATACAGCCCACTTCAGAGGTAATTTCCCTCAGAAAATCAATGTCAAAGGCATTAACGTTGTCGACGAGTCCAAGTTGCCGGATGCAAAGGACAAGGAATGGGAAGTTTTGGTGGATGACACCAAGACAGGTCCAGACAAGGAGCATAGCTTCACCATAAAAAAGTCCGATTCTTACTCTCACGTGTTGTTGACCATTATTCCAGACGGTGGGGTCAAGAGAGTAAGAGTGTTCGGTACTATTGCGTAAGTATATAACTACTCGTACTAGAAGGTTAGAAaaaagttcttggaaatatTTCAGTTTCAGTAGATAAGTTGAATAGAATATCTCACTAGAATTTAGTATCGCTCTCAGTGGATAATGTAGCAAATTCAGAGTGTAGTATGAAGGTAGCATAAGTGGCTGCAACTTGCTAAATATAGCTGAAAAATAACGTTCTGAAAAACGCGATGATCATGGAAATTTATGCTACAATAGCGTAGAAGTTGCGGAAGAACAACTAAAGATTAGCGAAGACAACTTTTTTACTCTCACTTAATGTGGCAATGGGGCGAACGATATCAATAGATAATATCAGTCTGTTCCTTCAGCAAGGAGTTCCAGTATAtgaaattttcaatgaGGATCAGAGGAACGATCTTTGTCCCATAATATCCAATACCGAAGTACAAGAAAAAGTGGTTCAATGTCTCCAAGAGTCGGAGGTCTTCGAGTCTAATGCCTACTATTGCAAATTGTTTCTCAAGAGCTATATTTCATgcattgaaaaagaaggcTACGAGCTTCTGGAAGCATTGTACGAGGTCTACTGTGATCCAAAAATTCTCAACGCAAAAGAATTGGCACCTACAGATACCATTACTATCCACTACCCTATTGGTGGATTCGACTCGGTTCCAACCACCGTAGTGAGCATAAAAGAGACTCCTAAAATCATATCAGGCATAAATACAACTGGTTTGCGTACTTGGGAAGCTGCACTTTTTCTCTCCAAttacttgaacaatttcCAGAATCCTCCATATGATTTTGGTAATAAAACTATTCTTGAACTCGGCGGAGGCACTGGTCTTGTCAGTCTTGCCTTATTGAAGTATTATAGTAATCATATCAGAGAAATTCGTGATTTGGTCCTTACAGATGGTGCTGTTTCTGTATTCGACAATTTCATTGAGAATACAAAGTTGAACGGCATCAATGTTCACGATGACGTCGAAAAGGGACCAAAGATTTGGTGCAAGCAGCTTCTATGGGGAACAACGAACCCAGAGGACAAGGAAAACTTTACCCAAGACCCAATTGACGATGTGGACGTGATTGTAGCGGCTGATGTCACTTATGACTCAACCATTCTTGAGCCATTGTGTTCGACGATTCacgatttcttcagacAAAGCAATACAAAAGTTGCCATTATAGCTGCTACAgtaagaaatgaagaaaccaTTGCCAACTGGGAAAAGGAGTTGGATAAGTGGTTTGGCAAGGATAGTGAACATGGTTCTTGGACAGTCAAGCATCATTGCAAGGAGCCAGAAAAAGTACACGGTCATGTTTGGTTCAGAAGGAACACTCCCGAGATTCGAATCTACGAGATCCAGAGCAAATTATAATACAAGATCATGATTCAATAAAGCTACTATAGACTTAGAATAAAGGTAACGATAGATGAAAATACATAAGAAAGACGTGTATAGATAATACACTACGACAAAAAAATTTCTCAAATTAGAGTTCTTCGATCTTGCATTAGTGTCTtaataacaacaacattTAAACAGCCAAATGTAcccagcagcaacaacgACAAGCATAAAGGTATAGAAATAGTAAGTCTTAAGTACTGCAATAGTTAGGTATTATGCGGTACGGTGTATTATTCTCTGTGTGGTAGCGCGCCCTTTTCCGTGCCTGCACTCTGCTAACCAATGAAACTCGATTATTCAGTTTCCCGAACTATGAGAAAAAATGAACAAACATAATTCTAGAAAGGTTCTATAAAGTTTTGAAGCTTCTGGTTCTATTCATCATAAACAATAAAATGGCTTTAAGATTCCCAACTCCAGTGTTCAAGTACTACTGGCCATACGCTGCTGGTGGTATGTAAAAAACAAGTCTTTGACGAAGACGTAGTgatatatttttcaatccTATTTGACTTGAGAGAACTGCGGCAAGTGTCCTGATTGGATAGtggaaagaaaagaataatGAAGTACACAATTGATCTAAGCTCTGCAATCAATCCGGGTGCTAATTCTGGATCCGATTGAACTGGTTTtcatattcaattcaatgTTCGAATTACGGAGGATCAATTACATTTGAATAATGAGAgttacttgaagaatgctCAATAAGAATACAAAACGCATTTTGCTCTAATCGGTCAGTCATGGATATATCAGCAATACGTAATCTATTGGATTGTAGAGCAATAGATTCGAATAGAAAAATAACTGTTCATATAAGTCCACATACCTCATATCATGCGACACTAGTTCTCTTCATTCATTTTACTCTGAACATTACTAACATATTATAGCCACCATCACCTACTACTTGGTCTACAAGGGTGCCACTGCCTCCATGAACTCCGATGAATTCATCAACGATCCAAGACATCCAAGATTTCAATCTGGTGGAAAGTTCAtcgacttggaaaagagaGATTAAAGCTGATTCTGCCAGGAATTACTCATAGAGCTTAACGATCAATCCATATATGGAACACGTTTCCCTCATTTCACGCTTGAAGATGCATCATGCTTCTTTGTATGAATTAGAAAATCAGTTTAATTtatttcattgaaaatcaaaaacttATCGTTACAGAAATATGTAGTGAAGACTTGAGTCTTCAATGTAGATATTGGATTAGATAAAGAAATACTCAGCATTCCATTACTTCTGGCAATAGTCTAATTTGTTAATGTGTACTCTGTATGATTACTACATATCTCCTTGCAATACTTAATTCATACTGATGATTATTATATACTAtgaaaatggttgcgaaaagaTAGAGTAGCTGGCCCGATAATTCTCATCTCTTCTAGAAAAAATTCACCCTGGAACAGACTTCGATTTCCAAAATCGATCTTCCTTGTCAATCTCAAACTTCATATGAAAGCGAAAATAGCCTCTAGAACAATATTTACCAGTCATCAATTATATTCACCTCCAGGTCTAGTCATACCTCTAGCTTAAACAGGTTGTGAatatatcacgtgatcaTGGTCATCCAATCGAAAAGCCCAAAAATGAGTGAGTAAGCACTATGGGGAAATGTTCGGTTCCGACTCCGAACTTAATAAGCATCTTAGATCTGGCAtgtaaatatatatttcttATCTCAGTTTTGTAATAGaaatttatatatatatacgTTTGTTTTAAGAGTCTACGTCTATATCTACATCTATTCAGTTACATTTAGCTGTTATTCCTACTTCTAAGAGTTTAGGAGAATATAAGATTCTTTGAttaatattgaaaaatgttgAGAAGCCAAATCACTCAGCTCTTTGGAAGGAGATTTCTCTCGTTCCAGACCCTACCTACGCCCAACCCAAATGCATTGAAGTTCATATCTCCAGAATGCAATATCTTGCCCATGGCTGGAAAAACATTTGAGTTCACATCCACTTTGCAATCAGTGCACTCTCCTTTGGCACTCAGATTATTCAAGATCCCAGGAGTTAGATCTGTGATGCTTGGAGAAAACTTTCTCACAGTCAACAAACAAGACCATATCAACTGGGCCAACTTGAGGCCGGAAGTCGTGGAGTTGATGGACGACTTTTTGACCACAAAACAAGAACCTTCCATAACCAAGGAGCTTGTAGACCAGAGCCAACAAGAATCTGAAGTTGCCGAGGCCGAAGACTCTGAAATTGTTTCTATGATAAAGGAGTTGATAGAAACCAGAATAAGACCAGCTATCCAGGACGATGGCGGTGATATTGAGTACAAGGcatttgatgaagaaacggGAACagtattcttgaagttgcagGGTGCCTGTAAGTCCTGTTCGTCTAGTGAAGACACCCTTAAGCATGGTATTGAGTCCATGTTAATGCATTACATCGAAGAAGTTAGAGAAGTGGTCCAGATCTtagatccagaagaagagatagCCTTAAAGGAGttcgacaagttggaaCAACAGTTGCAACAGAAAAGATTGAGCCAACAGAACGAAGTTCCTCCTCCTTCGTTGTAAGCTCTTCAACTACTAAATACGGATATATGTGGGTACGGATAGTTTTTAGAAA from Scheffersomyces stipitis CBS 6054 chromosome 2, complete sequence encodes the following:
- the RPN4 gene encoding hypothetical zinc finger protein (Regulatory Particle Non-ATPase similar to RPN4 of Candida albicans~go_component nucleus~go_funtion nucleic acid binding; zinc ion binding) gives rise to the protein MSSQSSVTAPDTVYSLEEQVDILNLVNPSSIEEYSEHLYKIAKILYEDNLDQKLPILFKKLQDKYYSLMDQLDNFVDSEDPIHSKVYVIVERNFDLFIKISTNHKNVELSTRTIRFLTNIIMSLNYWEVYNLLSWKPVIYHFLSVIQFDMNDCYNKFISDYAKYNYKRLTQPQPMSHKSRNRRRLKRRRKYSGKLGSPGSENGVNDDGSLSPNPYYYVSSDTTGRGSLRGMSKERRNRMMRAENKRNSHRAIKKPSNTKPSNKSSNYDPDVVHECQLPSPDEPHKLCLRRFSRKYELIRHQETVHSKKKKLFKCFVCVKQHPGVGPRIFTRHDTLAKHIRVNHKISGKEAKAEVAYSKKHAEVVEEGDITVHVGRRKTKVDFELRAHMEKRKAEKDEMDDSGYLVHSDFDSGDEEVTFNT
- the NPL6 gene encoding possible Polyadenylate-binding protein (RRM superfamily) (Polyadenylate-binding protein (RRM superfamily) simialr to Nucleolin); the encoded protein is MPRSSRSSAGSSPEATRSPRAIRAHRSDLSGLDLNEDDGDEEYKIDDNVDVKDELAEEDDDVEDEDTSIVRHRSRKRKATTNDEDDDDEEDDDEEAEEEEEDADEDAEDEPNENAEEEDGEDMKVKQEVKRQPLKEEPRKPKKRGRKKLNITILEDGVYDEDGNPLNVKNDEVVIDHEDPKGHTKIDENGVLQGGRQFRMKTFKLLGHGDQLFMVSTEPARLVGFRDSYLLFKTHRSLFKKVCTNEEKMDLIDRAIIPNSYKGRSVNLVAARSIFREFGAKMIIDGKKVIDDFWEQRAIERGDIAGEYADPLQYFGPVGKVGSVLGDSNTNGGSTPITSTPLVNYQTDPTWMYQIAVKTREHNNKLQEQRNQSFNRGAKDIFTNSTFYPESTQPTSVKYGVYKEEKKPSSLTYDIKFVNPNIKKRATGLKNVPKDIFNDIDDEEIKRAIIAQQEYEKSIV
- the RCA1 gene encoding Mitochondrial respiratory chain complexes assembly protein RCA1 (TAT-binding homolog 12) (Mitochondrial respiratory chain complexes assembly protein RCA1 (TAT-binding homolog 12) very similar to AFG3 (TAT-binding homolog 10)~go_funtion ATP binding; metalloendopeptidase activity~go_process proteolysis and peptidolysis), yielding MLNAFLDQCHIYNSNNRSRLTPDQIIDEIDTMFKNLHPDLTPLTKKEVLFYFHIYYSLSNNVVFLDELDFQNVQVTKYLKGYVSMSPTTNKEELIEELAKSSETAPEVVSSWFNIFDTLSSTPFADSNTRYTNPLCPYEYARYQSFTNELRTMQEKLKQVYGGSTTKDSKNESVFGNFSFQTNSDNNKGKDSKTNSSKDNKDGKDNKNNKKNIDIEINFNSSPMRFFQVGVLIGLLSYIVYNLTQSSNNEISFQQFTTDFLSKNLVDKVVVVNNRIAVVELNENGRAQYPHHEGNFYFNIGAIESFEKNLRSVQEDYNVADSMRVPVIYTNEGSTTKMLVNFLPTVLFLGAIYYMTKKATGMGGMGGPLGFGKSTAKKFNQDTDIKIRFRDVAGMAEAKEEVMEFVKFLQNPEKYERLGAKIPRGAILSGPPGTGKTLLARATAGEAGVPFYSVSGSEFVEMFVGVGASRVRDLFKTARENAPSIVFVDEIDAIGKQRSKGNASGANDERETTLNQLLVEMDGFDTSDHVVVLAGTNRADILDRALLRPGRFDRHISIDNPELQGRKEIFQVHLRKIKLKKDIDDDLPGRLAALTPGFSGADIANVCNEAALIGARYNADSVTLRHFELAIERVIGGIEKKSKLLNAEEQRIVAYHEAGHAVCGWYLKYAHPLLKVSIIPRGQGALGYAQYLPPDQFLLSTLQLYDRMIMTLGGRVSEELHFSSVTSGAHDDFKKVTNIAQSMVLRFGMSKKVGMVNYADTQSQDNLTKPFSDETSKTIDEEVQRIVGECHKRCKELLIEKSKEVELVAEELLKKEFITREDMIRLLGKRPFPETNDAFDKYLEKKPAFKNEKPADEKKDDEKEEEK
- the DAL2 gene encoding allantoinase (allantoinase (Allantoate amidinohydrolase)), which translates into the protein MAQVFSEKDFHDKIVLNYTDVIGEKLGGKVLKFSDQWFAEAANLIKPKAPIRDATRFVFAGAWYDGWETRRHNEAEADWVIIKLGVSSANIIGAEIDTAFFNGNHAPFISVEGVQLSDDNVDSIQEQDWEIIISKVECGPSQKHFFVRDSVTDKNYTHVRLRMYPDGGIARFRLYGSVVPILPTDKNTVLDFASVNNGGVAISVSDQHFGSADNLLLPGRGHDMSDGWETTRSRQPGHVDWVIIRLGAVANIKEIIIDTAHFRGNFPQKINVKGINVVDESKLPDAKDKEWEVLVDDTKTGPDKEHSFTIKKSDSYSHVLLTIIPDGGVKRVRVFGTIA